One window of the Sulfitobacter alexandrii genome contains the following:
- the aroC gene encoding chorismate synthase, which translates to MSINSFGHLFRVTTWGESHGPALGATVDGCPPGVPVDAAMIQHWLDRRKPGQNKYTTQRREADEVRILSGVFEGVTTGTPVQLMIENTDQRSKDYGDIKDKFRPGHADITYFQKYGVRDYRGGGRSSARETASRVAAGGLAREAIKAIAPQVQITGYMVQMGPHRIDRDAFDWDQIEQNPFWVPDAKAATDWADYLDGLRKSGSSVGAIIEVVARGVPAGLGAPVYGKLDTDLAAAMMSINAVKGVEIGEGMSAAMLTGELNADEIFMGNDGKPAYSSNHAGGILGGISTGQDIVVRFAVKPTSSILTTRRTITRTGEETEIITKGRHDPCVGIRAVPVGEAMMACVLLDHMLLHRGQVGENRGIIGPDA; encoded by the coding sequence ATGTCGATCAACAGCTTTGGCCACCTTTTCCGCGTGACGACCTGGGGCGAAAGCCACGGTCCGGCCCTGGGCGCCACGGTGGACGGTTGCCCCCCGGGCGTGCCGGTGGACGCCGCCATGATCCAGCACTGGCTGGACCGCCGCAAACCGGGCCAGAACAAGTACACGACCCAGCGCCGGGAGGCCGACGAAGTGCGCATCCTGTCCGGGGTTTTCGAAGGTGTGACCACCGGAACCCCGGTGCAGCTGATGATCGAGAACACCGACCAGCGGTCGAAGGATTACGGGGACATCAAGGACAAGTTCCGCCCCGGTCATGCCGACATCACCTACTTCCAGAAATACGGCGTGCGCGACTATCGCGGCGGTGGCCGGTCTTCGGCCCGAGAAACCGCGAGCCGCGTGGCGGCGGGCGGCCTCGCGCGCGAGGCGATCAAGGCGATCGCGCCGCAAGTGCAGATCACCGGCTACATGGTGCAGATGGGCCCGCACAGGATCGACCGCGATGCCTTCGACTGGGACCAGATCGAACAGAATCCGTTCTGGGTGCCCGATGCCAAGGCCGCGACCGACTGGGCCGACTACCTTGACGGCCTGCGCAAGTCCGGCAGCAGCGTCGGCGCCATCATCGAGGTCGTTGCGCGGGGTGTGCCCGCAGGTCTTGGCGCGCCGGTCTACGGCAAGCTGGACACCGATCTGGCCGCCGCGATGATGAGCATCAATGCCGTCAAGGGCGTGGAGATCGGCGAAGGCATGTCGGCGGCGATGCTGACCGGTGAGCTGAACGCGGACGAGATTTTCATGGGTAACGATGGAAAGCCCGCCTATTCCTCCAACCACGCAGGCGGCATCCTGGGCGGGATCAGCACCGGGCAGGACATTGTCGTACGGTTTGCGGTCAAGCCGACGTCGAGCATCCTCACCACGCGCAGAACCATCACCAGGACCGGCGAGGAAACCGAGATCATCACGAAGGGTCGGCACGACCCCTGCGTCGGTATCCGGGCCGTTCCGGTGGGCGAGGCGATGATGGCCTGCGTCCTGCTCGATCACATGCTGCTGCACCGGGGGCAGGTCGGGGAGAACCGCGGCATCATCGGCCCGGACGCATGA
- the petA gene encoding ubiquinol-cytochrome c reductase iron-sulfur subunit — protein sequence MSNAEDHAGTRRDFLYYATAGTGAVAVGAATWPLINQMNPSADVLALSSIRVDVSGVEQGTQLTVKWLGKPVFVRRRTEQEIEEARAVDLSELPDQNAENANLPDGAPATDENRALAAFEGGDGDGVSGEWLVMMGVCTHLGCVPLGEAGDFDGWFCPCHGSHYDTAGRIRRGPAPRNLPVPIAEFVDASTIKLG from the coding sequence GTGTCCAACGCAGAAGATCACGCAGGCACCCGGAGGGATTTCCTGTATTACGCAACCGCCGGTACGGGCGCTGTCGCCGTCGGTGCCGCCACCTGGCCGCTGATCAACCAGATGAACCCTTCTGCCGACGTTCTGGCGCTGTCGTCCATCCGTGTCGATGTGAGCGGGGTCGAACAGGGCACCCAACTGACGGTCAAGTGGCTTGGCAAACCCGTTTTCGTCCGCCGCCGGACCGAACAGGAGATCGAAGAGGCACGTGCCGTCGATCTGAGCGAACTGCCTGATCAGAACGCGGAAAACGCGAACCTGCCGGATGGCGCTCCCGCGACCGACGAGAACCGCGCGCTGGCCGCCTTCGAAGGGGGCGACGGTGACGGTGTCTCGGGCGAATGGCTGGTGATGATGGGCGTCTGCACGCACCTGGGCTGCGTGCCCCTGGGCGAGGCTGGCGACTTTGACGGGTGGTTCTGCCCCTGCCACGGATCGCACTATGACACGGCGGGCCGCATCCGCCGCGGACCCGCGCCGCGCAACCTGCCGGTGCCGATCGCTGAATTCGTGGACGCCTCCACGATCAAACTGGGTTAA
- a CDS encoding ATP-binding cassette domain-containing protein translates to MLRIEKAEITLGDFRLSADMDLIPGCKYAVIGPSGAGKSTLLSAMGGFVPLSTGRITWDGRDITDAAPGARPMTMLFQDNNLFPHLSVMQNVGLGINPHMRLTQVDRDRVAQALDRVGLAEHAQSRPGALSGGQQSRAALARVLVQARPLVLLDEPFAALGPALRNEMLDLVQDLVAETGAALIMVTHAPDDVRRIADEVIFVAGGVAEAPQPAAALMENPPPELLDYLG, encoded by the coding sequence ATGCTGCGCATTGAGAAGGCAGAGATCACGCTCGGCGACTTCCGGCTGTCAGCGGACATGGACCTGATACCGGGCTGCAAATATGCCGTGATCGGACCGTCCGGCGCCGGGAAATCCACCCTGCTGAGCGCGATGGGCGGCTTCGTCCCCCTGAGCACCGGGCGCATCACGTGGGATGGCCGCGACATCACCGACGCCGCGCCGGGCGCGCGGCCCATGACGATGCTGTTTCAGGACAACAACCTGTTCCCGCATCTCAGCGTGATGCAAAACGTGGGCCTTGGCATCAATCCGCACATGCGCCTGACACAGGTGGATCGCGATCGTGTAGCGCAGGCACTGGACCGGGTCGGGCTCGCGGAGCACGCGCAGAGCCGGCCCGGCGCCCTGTCGGGCGGACAGCAAAGCCGGGCTGCGCTCGCACGGGTGCTGGTTCAGGCGCGGCCCCTGGTTCTTCTGGATGAACCTTTCGCGGCGCTTGGCCCGGCCCTGCGCAACGAGATGCTGGACCTCGTCCAGGACCTCGTTGCCGAAACGGGCGCGGCGCTCATCATGGTGACGCACGCGCCGGATGACGTCCGCCGCATCGCGGACGAAGTCATCTTCGTCGCTGGCGGGGTCGCCGAGGCCCCGCAGCCGGCGGCAGCGTTGATGGAAAATCCGCCGCCGGAACTGCTGGACTATCTCGGCTGA
- a CDS encoding glutathione S-transferase, with protein sequence MKLAYSPTSPYVRKVMVLLHETGQLDDVTLETMATTPVGPDAALLPKNPLGKVPALERPDGPALYDSRVICAYLDDRAGGKLYGSGARHWDTLTLEATADGILDAALLMVYETRIRPENARMPEWVEGQWGKVDRALSALNNRWMSHLRGPLDMGQIAVGCALGYVEFRHGARDWRRGRDALSDWFDAFDSRPAMRATRPPEA encoded by the coding sequence ATGAAACTCGCCTATTCCCCCACCTCTCCCTATGTCCGCAAGGTCATGGTTTTGTTGCATGAAACCGGTCAGCTGGACGATGTCACGCTGGAAACCATGGCTACCACGCCGGTCGGCCCCGATGCCGCCCTGCTGCCCAAGAACCCGCTCGGCAAGGTGCCCGCGCTGGAACGCCCCGACGGACCGGCGCTTTATGACAGCCGGGTCATCTGCGCCTATCTCGACGATCGCGCCGGCGGCAAGCTTTACGGTTCTGGCGCGCGCCACTGGGATACGCTCACGCTCGAGGCGACTGCGGACGGTATCCTCGATGCGGCGCTCCTGATGGTGTACGAGACCCGGATCCGGCCTGAAAACGCACGGATGCCGGAATGGGTCGAAGGCCAGTGGGGCAAGGTCGACCGGGCACTGAGCGCACTGAACAACCGCTGGATGAGCCACCTGCGCGGGCCGCTCGACATGGGCCAGATCGCAGTGGGGTGCGCGCTCGGCTACGTCGAGTTCCGTCACGGTGCGCGGGATTGGCGCCGCGGCCGGGATGCGCTTTCCGACTGGTTCGACGCGTTCGATTCGCGCCCCGCGATGCGCGCGACACGGCCGCCGGAAGCCTGA
- the petB gene encoding cytochrome b, with translation MSGIPHDHYEPKSGGEKWLARRLPVVGLLYDTLMIPTPKNLNWMWIWGIVLTFCLALQIITGIVLVMHYTPHVDLAFSSVEHIMRNVNGGYMLRYLHANGASLFFVAVYAHIFRGLYYGSYKAPREITWIIGMLIYLLMMATGFMGYVLPWGQMSFWGATVITGLFGAIPFVGESLQTFLLGGPAVDNATLNRFFSLHYLLPFVIAGLVIVHIWAFHTTGNNNPTGVEVRRGSKEEAQKDTLPFWPYFVIKDLFALAVILAVFFAIVGFMPNYLGHPDNYIEANPLATPAHIVPEWYFLPFYAILRAFTSDVWVVMFASWITGGIIDAKFFGVLAMFGAIAVMALVPWLDTSSVRSGRYRPMFKWWFALLVIDFFALMWLGAMPAEEPYATFSLIASAYWFAYFLVILPLLGVIEKPLPQPASIEEDFDAHYAPKAGGTKTIVKPAE, from the coding sequence ATGTCCGGAATTCCTCACGACCATTACGAGCCCAAGTCCGGCGGCGAAAAGTGGCTTGCCCGCCGCCTGCCCGTTGTTGGTCTCCTCTATGACACACTGATGATCCCCACGCCCAAGAACCTGAACTGGATGTGGATCTGGGGGATCGTGCTCACCTTCTGTCTGGCCCTGCAGATCATCACCGGGATCGTGCTGGTGATGCACTATACGCCGCACGTGGACCTTGCGTTCAGCTCGGTCGAGCACATCATGCGTAACGTAAACGGCGGCTACATGCTCCGCTACCTCCACGCGAACGGCGCTTCGCTGTTCTTCGTCGCGGTCTACGCCCACATCTTCCGGGGTCTCTACTACGGGTCGTACAAGGCCCCGCGCGAGATCACCTGGATCATCGGCATGCTGATCTACCTGCTGATGATGGCCACCGGCTTCATGGGCTACGTGCTGCCCTGGGGTCAGATGTCCTTCTGGGGCGCGACAGTCATCACCGGCCTTTTCGGCGCGATCCCCTTCGTGGGTGAATCGCTGCAGACCTTCCTGCTGGGCGGGCCCGCCGTGGACAACGCGACCCTGAACCGCTTCTTCTCGCTGCACTACCTGCTGCCCTTCGTGATCGCGGGCCTGGTGATCGTGCACATCTGGGCTTTCCACACCACGGGTAACAACAACCCCACGGGTGTCGAAGTGCGCCGCGGGTCCAAGGAAGAGGCGCAGAAGGACACCCTGCCTTTCTGGCCCTACTTCGTGATCAAGGATCTCTTCGCGCTGGCGGTGATCCTCGCGGTCTTCTTTGCCATCGTCGGCTTCATGCCCAACTATCTGGGTCACCCCGACAACTACATCGAGGCGAATCCGCTGGCCACGCCCGCGCACATCGTTCCGGAATGGTACTTCCTGCCGTTCTACGCGATCCTGCGCGCCTTCACCTCGGACGTCTGGGTCGTGATGTTCGCAAGCTGGATCACCGGTGGCATCATCGACGCCAAGTTCTTCGGCGTTCTGGCGATGTTCGGCGCGATCGCGGTGATGGCACTGGTGCCGTGGCTGGACACGTCCAGCGTGCGCTCCGGCCGGTACCGTCCGATGTTCAAATGGTGGTTCGCCCTGCTGGTCATCGACTTCTTCGCGCTGATGTGGCTGGGCGCCATGCCGGCGGAGGAACCCTACGCGACCTTCTCGCTGATCGCATCGGCCTACTGGTTCGCCTACTTCCTGGTGATCCTCCCGCTGCTCGGCGTGATCGAGAAACCGCTGCCGCAACCGGCAAGCATCGAAGAAGACTTCGACGCTCATTACGCGCCCAAGGCCGGTGGCACCAAGACCATCGTGAAACCGGCAGAATGA
- a CDS encoding FMN-binding negative transcriptional regulator, which yields MHPNPVFHDADTNRNLAFARERGFGVLAASVSGAPLLSHVPFLLGADGTTADLHLVRSNPIARALDAPLEVTLAVSGGDSYVSPDWYGLPDQVPTWNYVAVHLTGSLVLRPMAELRDLLDRQSAGYEARLLPKTPWTTAKMTPEVMDRLMRMIVPCRLHITTVDGTWKLGQNKPDAVRRAAADSMDSHGFGSDVGTLADWMRAPRPK from the coding sequence ATGCATCCGAATCCCGTCTTCCACGATGCGGACACCAACCGGAATCTCGCCTTTGCGCGGGAACGCGGGTTCGGCGTACTGGCTGCGTCCGTTTCCGGGGCCCCGCTGCTTTCGCACGTGCCATTCCTTCTCGGCGCCGATGGTACGACGGCCGACCTGCATCTGGTCCGGTCGAACCCGATCGCGCGGGCGCTGGATGCACCGCTGGAGGTGACACTGGCGGTATCAGGCGGAGATTCCTACGTTTCGCCCGACTGGTACGGCCTGCCCGATCAGGTGCCGACATGGAACTACGTCGCCGTGCACCTGACCGGATCGCTGGTCCTGCGCCCCATGGCCGAGCTTCGCGATCTGCTCGATCGGCAGTCGGCGGGCTACGAGGCGCGGCTGTTGCCGAAAACGCCCTGGACCACTGCCAAGATGACGCCGGAGGTCATGGACCGGCTAATGCGCATGATCGTACCCTGCCGGCTGCACATCACCACGGTGGACGGTACCTGGAAGCTTGGTCAGAACAAGCCCGACGCGGTTCGGCGGGCGGCGGCAGACAGCATGGATTCCCACGGTTTCGGCAGCGATGTCGGGACATTGGCAGATTGGATGCGTGCGCCGAGGCCGAAATAG
- a CDS encoding thiamine ABC transporter substrate-binding protein, whose amino-acid sequence MRHLAFAAAFTLAATAASAQTPVLTVYAGDYFTSEWGPGPTIETQFEAICDCDLQYSTGDLMPRLLLEGKRTKADVVIGLTSDVMAKARATGLFAPHGQDNSDLTLPVDWQDEVFLPFNYSHTAFVFDDTRMENPPATFDDLLNMPDDVKIVIQDPRTSISGLALVLWVQSVYGDGAEEAWRKLAPKILTVTKDWSTSYGMFTDGEADMVLSYTTSPAYHMFAEEDFTKHAALFPEGHYFLVETVAKIADTDVPELADAFMKFVMSETFQTKIPSANWSLPSALPRDQWPDGWAKLDLPEKVLFYDETEAAALQDKAIEAWRSALTQ is encoded by the coding sequence ATGAGACATCTGGCCTTTGCTGCTGCTTTTACACTCGCCGCCACCGCCGCGTCGGCACAGACGCCCGTGCTGACGGTCTATGCGGGCGACTACTTCACGTCCGAGTGGGGCCCCGGCCCGACGATCGAAACCCAATTCGAGGCGATATGCGATTGCGACCTGCAATACTCGACCGGGGATCTGATGCCGCGCCTCCTGCTCGAAGGCAAGCGCACCAAGGCGGATGTGGTCATCGGCCTGACCTCGGACGTCATGGCCAAGGCGCGGGCGACCGGCCTTTTCGCGCCGCACGGGCAGGACAATTCGGACCTGACCCTGCCGGTCGACTGGCAGGACGAGGTGTTCCTGCCCTTCAACTACTCGCACACCGCGTTCGTGTTCGATGACACCCGGATGGAAAACCCGCCAGCCACGTTCGACGATCTGCTGAACATGCCCGACGACGTCAAGATCGTGATCCAGGATCCGCGCACGTCGATTTCCGGACTGGCGCTGGTGCTGTGGGTTCAGTCCGTCTATGGCGACGGGGCAGAGGAGGCGTGGCGCAAGCTGGCCCCGAAGATCCTGACCGTGACCAAGGACTGGTCGACGTCCTATGGCATGTTCACCGACGGCGAAGCGGACATGGTCCTGAGCTACACCACTTCGCCCGCGTATCACATGTTCGCGGAGGAGGATTTCACCAAGCACGCGGCGCTTTTCCCCGAGGGGCATTATTTCCTGGTCGAGACGGTCGCCAAGATCGCCGACACCGATGTGCCCGAACTGGCGGACGCGTTCATGAAATTTGTCATGTCGGAGACGTTCCAGACAAAGATCCCGAGCGCGAACTGGTCGCTGCCGTCGGCCCTGCCGCGCGATCAATGGCCGGATGGCTGGGCGAAGCTGGACCTGCCGGAGAAGGTTCTGTTCTATGACGAAACCGAAGCGGCCGCCCTACAGGATAAGGCGATCGAGGCATGGCGCAGCGCGCTGACCCAGTAA
- a CDS encoding DMT family transporter has product MKVEDFSARPALGVALKITAIFLFTCMSAIIKSTSDEIPPGEQVFFRSLFAIPIILIWLAQRGQLKVGLKAKNPMGHVWRGLFGTTAMGLTFAGLGLLPLPEVTAIGFATPIFTVLLAAVMLGERIRLLRISAVAVGLVGVLIILWPRFGGAQMDQMATLGAMLILGATLMRSLVQVHLRQLVQNEHTAAIVFYFSATATVLSLLTLPFGWVIPTGQTALLLISAGLVGGVAQILVTSSYRFGSVSMLAPYDYTSMLFAIVLGYVIFGELPTIMMLAGAALVICAGVLVIWREHQLGMDRSKVRAVSDPKS; this is encoded by the coding sequence ATGAAGGTCGAGGATTTCTCAGCCAGACCCGCGCTCGGGGTTGCGCTCAAGATCACGGCGATTTTCCTGTTCACCTGCATGTCGGCGATCATCAAGTCCACCTCGGACGAGATCCCGCCGGGCGAACAGGTCTTCTTCCGATCCCTTTTCGCCATCCCGATCATCCTGATCTGGCTTGCCCAGCGCGGACAGCTCAAGGTCGGGCTCAAGGCGAAGAACCCGATGGGGCACGTCTGGCGGGGGCTGTTCGGGACCACCGCGATGGGATTGACCTTTGCCGGGCTCGGCCTGCTGCCTCTGCCAGAAGTCACCGCCATAGGTTTCGCTACCCCGATCTTCACCGTCCTGCTCGCCGCCGTGATGCTGGGAGAGCGCATCCGGCTGTTGCGGATCAGCGCGGTGGCGGTCGGACTGGTGGGGGTGCTGATCATCCTCTGGCCCCGGTTCGGCGGCGCCCAGATGGATCAGATGGCCACGCTGGGCGCGATGCTGATCCTCGGTGCGACGCTGATGCGCAGTCTGGTGCAGGTCCACCTGCGCCAGCTGGTTCAGAACGAACATACCGCCGCCATCGTTTTCTACTTCTCGGCCACCGCGACCGTGCTGTCGCTGCTCACCCTGCCCTTCGGCTGGGTCATCCCCACCGGACAGACCGCGCTTCTGCTCATTTCGGCCGGGCTGGTGGGCGGGGTCGCGCAAATCCTCGTCACGTCGTCCTACCGGTTCGGTTCGGTGTCGATGCTGGCACCCTACGATTACACTTCAATGCTGTTCGCGATCGTTCTCGGCTACGTCATCTTTGGCGAACTGCCCACGATCATGATGCTGGCGGGGGCCGCGCTGGTGATCTGCGCGGGCGTCCTCGTCATCTGGCGGGAGCACCAGTTGGGCATGGACCGCAGCAAAGTGCGCGCCGTGTCCGACCCGAAATCCTGA
- a CDS encoding 6,7-dimethyl-8-ribityllumazine synthase: protein MTHGSRSPARFAFVKARWHADIVDRAYDGFAEVTGPDRVDAFDVPGAFELPLLAQKLARQGDFAAIACAAFIVDGGIYRHDFVAASVVDGLMRVGLETGVPVLSVALTPHQYQETAHHDAIYRDQFVVKGREAARAALDIVEMHSRISA from the coding sequence ATGACACATGGCTCTCGAAGCCCCGCCCGCTTTGCCTTCGTGAAAGCACGCTGGCATGCCGACATCGTGGACCGCGCGTACGACGGGTTCGCCGAGGTCACGGGCCCCGATCGTGTCGATGCCTTTGACGTGCCGGGGGCGTTCGAACTGCCCCTGCTGGCGCAAAAGCTCGCACGCCAAGGCGACTTTGCCGCCATCGCCTGCGCCGCCTTCATTGTCGACGGCGGCATTTACCGCCACGACTTCGTCGCCGCGAGTGTTGTCGATGGCCTGATGCGGGTGGGGCTGGAGACCGGCGTGCCGGTGCTGTCCGTCGCGCTGACTCCCCACCAGTACCAGGAGACGGCGCATCATGATGCGATCTATCGCGACCAATTCGTGGTGAAAGGCCGGGAAGCCGCCCGCGCCGCACTCGACATCGTCGAGATGCACAGTCGCATCAGCGCCTGA